A DNA window from Bradyrhizobium barranii subsp. barranii contains the following coding sequences:
- a CDS encoding caspase family protein: MSLLRFVALCLLSLALSALDAKADKRVALVIGNGAYRNVPTLANPTNDAADIGAALKRSGFEPLVATDLDQAAMQDTVLRFAREARGADVALFYYSGHALQFAGVNYLVPVDAVVRDEVDLRRLVRADEILADLQQAKNLRILVLDACRDNPFADELRRNIGQGRGVTVSRGLAKMESPEGTIISYATQAGRTADDGNGRNSPYTSSFLEHISDRDNINTVFQTIGAGVYKSHQGITGPGAVVVVLRRVLPQWQSRTRGADTIFTSD; encoded by the coding sequence ATGAGCCTGTTGCGTTTCGTGGCTTTGTGTTTGCTGTCGCTTGCCCTGTCTGCCCTCGACGCCAAGGCCGACAAGCGCGTTGCGCTGGTGATTGGCAACGGCGCCTACCGGAACGTTCCCACGCTCGCCAATCCGACCAATGATGCGGCCGACATCGGCGCGGCGCTGAAGCGATCGGGATTCGAGCCCCTGGTCGCGACCGATCTCGATCAGGCCGCCATGCAGGACACCGTTCTTCGCTTTGCGCGCGAGGCCCGCGGCGCCGACGTCGCCCTGTTCTATTACAGCGGACACGCGCTGCAATTCGCAGGAGTCAACTATCTGGTGCCCGTCGATGCCGTCGTGCGCGACGAGGTTGATCTGCGGCGCCTGGTGCGCGCCGACGAGATCCTGGCGGATTTGCAGCAGGCCAAGAACCTGCGCATCCTCGTGCTCGACGCCTGCCGCGACAATCCCTTCGCGGACGAGCTCCGGCGAAACATCGGGCAGGGGCGCGGCGTAACCGTCAGCCGCGGGCTGGCCAAGATGGAGAGCCCGGAGGGCACCATCATCTCCTATGCGACCCAGGCCGGTCGCACGGCCGACGACGGCAACGGCCGCAACAGTCCCTATACCAGCTCGTTCCTGGAGCACATCAGCGACAGGGACAACATCAATACAGTGTTCCAGACCATCGGCGCCGGCGTCTACAAGTCGCACCAAGGGATCACAGGTCCCGGAGCTGTCGTTGTCGTTCTTCGGCGAGTTTTACCTCAATGGCAAAGCCGAACCCGCGGCGCTGACACCATCTTCACCTCGGACTGA
- a CDS encoding ammonium transporter — MTFKRPYGAGLAALAVGMFAATAAYAEPTVNKGDNAWMLTSTVLVLLMTIPGLALFYGGLVRSKNMLSVLMQVFYTVCVVTVIWAVYGYSLTFTGGSDFIGGFSKAFMMGVTTDSKAATFSVDANISELIYMCFQMTFAAITPALIVGAFAERMKFAAIALFIPLWVTLIYFPIAHMVWYWPGPDMIQDAAKALAAATDAAAKTAAQAKLDEINADAGWIFKKGAIDFAGGTVVHINAGIAGLVGALLIGKRVGYGKELMAPHSLTMSMIGASLLWVGWFGFNAGSNLEANGGAALAMTNSFVATAAAALSWMFAEWIVKGHPSVLGVISGAVAGLVAVTPAAGFAGVMGAIVLGLVVGVVCLFFCTVVKNALGYDDSLDVFGVHCVGGIVGALGTGILVNPALGGAGIIDYTAIPPKVADYDFAAQMISQLWGVSTTLVWSGIGSAILYKVVDVIVGLRANVETEREGLDITEHTERAYNM; from the coding sequence ATGACGTTTAAGCGTCCCTATGGCGCGGGATTGGCGGCTCTCGCAGTCGGCATGTTCGCTGCGACCGCGGCCTATGCCGAGCCAACGGTCAACAAGGGAGACAACGCCTGGATGCTGACATCGACAGTGCTCGTGCTGTTGATGACGATCCCCGGCCTCGCGCTGTTCTACGGCGGTCTCGTCCGTTCCAAGAACATGCTCTCCGTGCTGATGCAGGTGTTCTACACCGTCTGCGTCGTCACCGTAATCTGGGCCGTGTACGGCTACAGCCTCACCTTCACCGGCGGCTCCGACTTCATCGGCGGCTTCTCCAAGGCCTTCATGATGGGCGTCACCACCGACTCGAAGGCCGCGACCTTCTCGGTCGACGCCAACATCTCGGAGCTCATCTATATGTGCTTCCAGATGACCTTCGCGGCGATCACGCCGGCCCTCATCGTCGGCGCCTTCGCCGAGCGCATGAAGTTCGCGGCCATCGCGCTCTTCATCCCGCTCTGGGTCACGCTGATCTACTTCCCGATCGCGCACATGGTCTGGTACTGGCCCGGCCCGGACATGATCCAGGACGCTGCCAAGGCACTCGCTGCTGCCACTGATGCGGCTGCGAAGACGGCGGCGCAGGCCAAGCTCGACGAGATCAACGCCGACGCCGGCTGGATCTTCAAGAAGGGCGCGATCGACTTCGCTGGCGGCACCGTGGTGCACATCAACGCCGGCATCGCAGGTCTCGTCGGCGCTCTGCTGATCGGCAAGCGCGTCGGCTACGGCAAGGAGCTGATGGCTCCGCACTCGCTGACCATGTCGATGATCGGCGCCTCGCTGCTCTGGGTCGGCTGGTTCGGCTTCAACGCCGGCTCCAACCTCGAGGCCAACGGCGGCGCAGCCCTCGCCATGACCAACTCCTTCGTCGCCACCGCAGCCGCCGCGCTGTCGTGGATGTTCGCGGAGTGGATCGTGAAGGGTCACCCGTCGGTGCTCGGCGTCATCTCCGGTGCTGTCGCGGGCCTCGTGGCCGTCACGCCTGCCGCCGGCTTCGCCGGCGTGATGGGTGCGATCGTCCTCGGCCTCGTGGTCGGCGTGGTCTGCCTGTTCTTCTGCACCGTCGTGAAGAACGCGCTCGGCTACGATGACAGCCTCGATGTGTTCGGCGTGCACTGCGTCGGCGGCATCGTCGGCGCCCTCGGCACCGGCATCCTCGTCAATCCGGCGCTGGGTGGTGCGGGCATCATCGACTACACGGCGATCCCGCCGAAGGTTGCCGATTACGACTTCGCGGCGCAGATGATCTCCCAGCTCTGGGGCGTCAGCACCACGCTGGTGTGGTCGGGCATCGGTTCGGCGATCCTCTACAAGGTCGTCGATGTGATCGTTGGCCTCCGCGCCAATGTCGAGACCGAGCGTGAAGGCCTCGACATCACCGAGCACACCGAGCGCGCCTACAACATGTAA
- a CDS encoding P-II family nitrogen regulator: protein MKIVMAIIKPFKLEEVRDALTAIGVHGLTVTEVKGYGRQKGHTEIYRGAEYAVSFLPKIKIEVAVASDQVDKTIDAITSAAKTGQIGDGKIFVINLDHAVRIRTGEADAAAL from the coding sequence ATGAAAATTGTTATGGCGATTATCAAGCCATTCAAGCTGGAAGAAGTCCGTGACGCCCTGACCGCCATCGGCGTTCACGGTCTCACGGTGACGGAAGTCAAGGGATATGGCCGCCAGAAAGGCCATACGGAAATCTATCGCGGTGCCGAATACGCCGTGAGCTTCCTGCCCAAGATCAAGATCGAGGTCGCTGTCGCCTCCGACCAGGTTGACAAGACCATCGACGCCATCACGTCCGCCGCGAAAACCGGGCAGATCGGCGACGGCAAGATCTTCGTCATCAACCTCGACCATGCGGTTCGCATCCGCACCGGCGAGGCCGATGCCGCGGCCCTTTGA
- a CDS encoding ATP-dependent Clp protease proteolytic subunit, giving the protein MRDMLQLVPMVVEQSARGERSFDIYSRLLRERIIFLNGEVNDAMSGLVCAQLLFLEAENPNRPINLYINSYGGVVTSGLAMYDTMQFIKAPVHTLCMGTARSMGSFLLMAGEPGHRAALPNASLHVHQPLGGFQGQASDILIHANEMQETKRRITRLYALHCGRTEAEVERTLDRDHFMTAQQGVEWGLIDRVFAEREAA; this is encoded by the coding sequence ATGCGCGACATGCTTCAGCTCGTCCCTATGGTTGTCGAACAATCCGCCCGCGGCGAGCGGTCCTTCGACATCTATTCGCGGCTCCTGCGCGAGCGCATCATCTTCCTCAACGGCGAGGTCAATGATGCGATGTCCGGACTGGTGTGCGCGCAATTGTTGTTCCTGGAGGCGGAGAATCCGAACAGGCCGATCAATCTCTACATCAACTCCTATGGCGGCGTGGTCACCTCTGGTCTCGCCATGTACGACACCATGCAGTTCATCAAGGCGCCGGTTCATACGCTGTGCATGGGCACCGCGCGCTCGATGGGCTCGTTCCTGCTGATGGCCGGCGAGCCGGGTCACCGCGCCGCGCTGCCCAATGCGAGCCTTCACGTGCATCAGCCGCTCGGCGGCTTCCAGGGCCAGGCGTCCGACATCCTGATCCATGCCAACGAAATGCAGGAGACCAAGCGGCGCATCACCCGGCTCTACGCGCTGCATTGCGGGCGCACCGAGGCGGAGGTGGAACGGACCCTGGACCGCGACCACTTCATGACCGCGCAGCAGGGGGTCGAGTGGGGATTGATCGACCGGGTCTTTGCGGAGCGCGAGGCCGCCTGA
- a CDS encoding SRPBCC family protein produces MSDAAKPDRPDEALVLEYDFDAPPAKVWRAVTIPALRERWLPDCDLAGAEPESTIAGEEVRYRLRDSEPPFRESHVIFRIEPNEDGGTRFRIIQQACEERTKLPQPANSNCCLMRAAA; encoded by the coding sequence ATGAGCGACGCCGCGAAGCCTGATCGTCCCGACGAAGCCCTGGTACTTGAATATGATTTCGATGCGCCGCCAGCGAAGGTCTGGCGCGCCGTGACCATTCCGGCCTTGCGCGAGCGCTGGCTGCCGGATTGCGACCTCGCAGGCGCCGAGCCTGAATCAACGATCGCAGGCGAAGAGGTGCGCTACCGGCTTCGCGATTCAGAGCCGCCGTTTCGCGAGAGCCACGTCATCTTCCGGATCGAGCCGAACGAGGACGGCGGCACGCGCTTCCGCATCATCCAGCAAGCCTGCGAAGAGCGAACAAAGCTGCCGCAGCCGGCCAACAGCAATTGCTGCCTGATGCGCGCGGCGGCTTAA
- a CDS encoding ArsR/SmtB family transcription factor, with the protein MIEADIFKALADPTRRKVFEKLAGGSLNASALRDGLEISQPAMSQHLSVLRAAGLVREQRQGRFVNYEVDPDGIVAIGTWLARYRAYWPKRMEALADLLKDMDQ; encoded by the coding sequence ATGATCGAAGCCGACATCTTCAAGGCATTGGCCGACCCGACGCGCCGAAAAGTCTTTGAGAAGCTCGCTGGCGGAAGCCTGAATGCCAGCGCTTTGCGCGACGGTTTGGAGATCAGCCAGCCGGCGATGTCGCAGCATCTTTCGGTGCTGCGCGCGGCAGGCCTCGTGCGCGAACAGCGGCAGGGCCGGTTCGTGAACTACGAAGTCGACCCGGACGGAATCGTGGCCATCGGCACATGGCTTGCGCGCTACCGCGCCTACTGGCCGAAGCGCATGGAAGCACTCGCCGATCTCCTCAAGGACATGGATCAATAA